In Populus nigra chromosome 10, ddPopNigr1.1, whole genome shotgun sequence, the following proteins share a genomic window:
- the LOC133705962 gene encoding uncharacterized protein LOC133705962, translating into MDQGKPTQSRSLFLPKTERIEEDEALTLHVHLPGFAEKHIDCRIVAPSHYIRVCSNPALKNWHFDTLFEDIPEKFNLYEAKTKFDDGTLTIRVPKVIPAQASTGALEAPTRQEAPSLQESNTSRLGPEMSGDGTARQQTVDKEIIETKGVEGGKNMSEWMSQKEVDDQSTIGQVGDKKEEEKSGESVEQEKEGEVKDMENASSSSGTSVNHNIVTRVVTERLYIVDKFTILSLILAIGAYVFYTIYGQSRKKAE; encoded by the exons ATGGACCAAGGTAAACCTACCCAATCGCGATCGCTTTTTTTACCGAAAACGGAACGGATAGAGGAAGATGAAGCTCTTACGTTGCATGTTCATCTACCTG GTTTTGCTGAGAAGCATATAGATTGTAGGATAGTTGCACCATCACATTATATCAGAGTCTGTAGTAATCCCGCACTTAAAAACTGGCACTTCGATACACTTTTCGAGGATATTCCTGAAAAATTTAACCTCTATGAAGCAAAAACCAAATTTGATGATGGAACTCTAACCATCAGAGTTCCAAAAGTAATTCCTGCTCAAGCTAGTACTGGTGCATTAGAGGCCCCAACAAGACAGGAAGCTCCAAGCCTACAAGAAAGTAATACAAGCAGGTTAGGGCCTGAAATGAGTGGAGATGGTACTGCAAGACAACAAACTGTGGATAAAGAAATTATAGAAACCAAAGGTGTTGAAGGTGGAAAAAACATGAGCGAATGGATGTCTCAAAAGGAAGTAGATGATCAAAGCACTATAGGACAGGTTGGTGATAAaaaggaagaggagaagagtGGTGAAAGTGTTGAACAAGAGAAGGAAGGGGAGGTAAAGGATATGGAGAATGCAAGTTCTTCTTCTGGAACGTCTGTGAATCACAATATTGTAACAAGGGTGGTGACTGAAAGGCTATATATAGTAGATAAATTCACCATACTCTCTTTGATCCTGGCAATTGGAGCTTATGTATTCTATACCATCTATGGCCAATCTAGAAAGAAGGCAGAATGA
- the LOC133704986 gene encoding inactive protein RESTRICTED TEV MOVEMENT 2-like: MAMKTRIGGYAAIQYEDFQPKSEWKEEEGENVLRIHLPDFLKEQLKITYVHSSRIVRVTGERPLSYNKWSRFNQTFPVPQNCEVNKIQGKFHDGILSITMPKATIKQSHRKEEAKGTKEALLPSKDALPEKTTTSQVSQKPKMETKAQKGMEGAAGFSSPKQTDGQKVGALSPQEALKDQKSQKGPAEAPPKVVSTTDTMKQKDEKTDQVSSAKTVDQKPIVVKKESTDEVSKKLPTESVKEKTLFEQEESIKKRKESLATEGDESSKKRKESMSAGETASLRALDKLDKEKSVRFASAGTEEKTKQDFNVAGKVKEVKNVAATAAKKTMKGLSTMELSEEGQSMVNMGVAVLVIVALGAYMVYSYRSSGTSKD; this comes from the exons ATGGCCATGAAGACACGCATTGGAGGATATGCTGCTATCCAGTATGAGGATTTTCAACCCAAGTCTGAATGGAAGGAAGAAGAGGGGGAAAATGTTCTGCGCATTCATCTTCCTG ACTTTCTAAAGGAGCAGCTGAAGATCACTTATGTTCATTCCTCCCGAATTGTTCGAGTTACCGGAGAACGACCACTTTCTTATAATAAATGGAGTCGATTCAATCAAACTTTTCCTGTTCCACAAAACTGTGAGGTGAATAAAATTCAAGGCAAGTTTCATGATGGAATTCTTTCCATTACAATGCCTAAAGCTACCATCAAACAATCTCACCGCAAAGAAGAAGCAAAGGGAACCAAAGAGGCTTTGCTGCCTTCAAAAGATGCCCTACCAGAGAAGACTACGACTTCTCAAGTCTCTCAGAAACCTAAAATGGAGACAAAGGCACAGAAGGGTATGGAGGGTGCTGCAGGCTTTTCTAGCCCAAAACAAACAGATGGCCAGAAGGTGGGAGCTCTAAGCCCTCAAGAAGCCTTGAAAGATCAAAAGTCTCAAAAGGGTCCAGCTGAAGCCCCACCCAAAGTTGTTTCGACTACTGATACAATGAAGCAGAAAGATGAAAAGACTGATCAGGTCTCTAGTGCTAAAACAGTTGACCAAAAGCCCATAgttgtaaagaaagaaagcacaGATGAAGTAAGCAAGAAGCTGCCAACAGAATCAGTAAAGGAGAAGACTTTGTTTGAACAAGAGGAAagcatcaagaaaagaaaagaatctcTGGCAACAGAAGGTGATGAAAgtagcaagaaaagaaaagaatcaatGTCCGCTGGTGAAACCGCTTCTCTTAGAGCTTTGGACAAATTAGACAAAGAAAAGAGTGTTAGATTTGCGAGTGCTGGTACTGAAGAAAAGACAAAGCAGGATTTCAATGTTGCTGGCAAAGTCAAGGAAGTGAAGAATGTAGCTGCAACTGCTGCAAAGAAGACCATGAAAGGACTTAGCACCATGGAGCTAAGTGAAGAAGGGCAATCAATGGTGAATATGGGTGTGGCAGTCCTCGTGATTGTAGCACTTGGAGCTTACATGGTCTACAGCTATCGATCATCTGGAACTTCCAAAGACTAA